CCCGGCATGCGTCTACGGGTGCCTTTCGGCCGACGCGAGATGATCGGGATCCTGGTGGAAATCGCCGACACCAGCGAAGTCCCGGCGGAAAAACTCAAACCGGCCCTGGCCCTGCTCGACGCCACGCCGCCATTGCCGCCCGCGCTGTTCAAGCTGTGCCTGTGGACCTCGCAGTATTACCAGCACAGCCTCGGCGACACCTTGAGCTGGGCGTTGCCGGTGCTGTTGCGACAGGGCGAACTGGCCGAAGCACGCCAGGAACGTTTCTGGTCCGCGGCACCAGGCGCCAGCCTCGATGACCCGCGCATCGCCCGCGCCCCGCGCCAGCGTGAAGCCCTGGCGACGCTGGCCCAGCATCCCCACGGCGTCGCCCATCAGTTACTGAGCAAACTGATGCTGAGCAAGGACAGCCTTGACCTGTTGCTGGCCAAGGATCTGGTGCAGGTAGAAATCCGCAAGCACGCCCCCGGCGCGCGCCACGAACATTGGTTGGCGCAACCGGAGCTGCCGCTCAATCCGGAGCAGCGCGCGGCTTACAAGGCGATTCGCGCCGGGTTCGACAGTTATCACGCATTCCTGCTGGCCGGCGTCACCGGCAGCGGCAAGACCGAAGTCTATCTACAGTTGATCCGCGAGACGCTGGAGGCCGGCAAACAAGCCCTGGTGCTGATCCCGGAAATCAACCTCGGTCCGCAGACCCTGGCGCGCTTCGAGCAGCGTTTCAATGCGCGCATCGCCCTGATCCACTCAGCGGTTAATGATCGCGAACGTCTCGACGCCTGGCTCGCCGCCCGTGATGGCGAGGCCGACATAATTATCGGCACCCGCTCGGCGCTGTTCACGCCAATGAAAAACCCCGGTCTGATCATCATTGATGAAGAGCACGACGGCTCCTATAAACAGCAGGAAGGCCTGCGCTATCACGCCCGCGACCTGGCCCTGGTGCGCGCCCGCCAGGAAAACATTCCGATTGTGCTCGGCTCCGCCACGCCTTCGCTGGAAAGCCTGCACAACGCTTACACCGGTCGATACGGCCTCCTGCGGCTGAATGAGCGTGCCGGTGGCGCCAAGCAGCCACGTTTCCTGCGCTTGGATGTAAAAAGTCGCCCGCTGGACAGCGGCATTTCCGGGCCGATGCAGCAAGCCATCGGTCAGACGCTCGCGGCCGGGCAACAAGTGTTGGTGTTTCTTAACCGCCGCGGTTTCGCACCGACCCTGCTGTGTCACGACTGTGGCTGGATGTCCGAATGCCAGCGCTGCGATGCGCGGATGACCGTGCACCAGCGCTATGGCGAATTGCGTTGCCACCATTGCGGCTACGTCGAACGCGTGCCGCGCCAGTGCCCGAAGTGCAACAAGGTCGATTTGCGGCCGGTGGGAGCCGGTACTGAACGGGCTGAAGAACGTTTGCAGATCCTGTTCCCGGATTTCCCGGTGTTGCGGGTCGACCGCGACAGCACCTCGCGCAAGGACGCGATGAACCAGTTATTCGCGACCATTCAAAAAGGCCAGCCGTGCATTTTGATTGGCACGCAAATGCTTGCCAAAGGACACCACTTCCCACGGGTGACGCTGGTGTCGATTCTCGATGCCGACGGCGGACTATTCTCCGGCGACTTCCGCGCCAGCGAGCGCATGGCGCAGTTGATCGTCCAGGTCGCCGGGCGAGCGGGCCGGGCGGAAGAACCGGGCAAGGTGATCATCCAGACACACCTGGCCGACCATCCGCTGCTGGTGCAATTGACTGAACAGGGCTATTTCGCGTTTGCCGAACAGGCCTTGAGTGAACGTCGCGCGGCGGGATTGCCGCCGTTCGCGCATCTGGCGTTACTGCGGGCCGAAGCGCACAAGCCAGGACAGGCCGAAGGGTTTCTTGATGAAGCGTGCAGCGAGGCTGAGCGCTTGCTGGCCGAACAGAATCTGACCGGCATTGAACTGCTGGGGCCGGTTCCAGCACCGATGGAGCGGCGGGCCGGGCGTTATCGGGCGCAGTTGTTGTTGCAGGCCACGGCCCGGGCACCGTTGCATCGGTTGCTTGCCAGTTGGTTGCTGGTGCTGGAGCAGATGCCGAGCGGGCGGGCGGTGCGCTGGTCTCTGGATGTTGATCCCGTGGATTTGTATTGAGCGGGAGATCGCCATCGCTGGCAGGCCAGCGCCTACAAGGGCTTTGGCATGCGTGAACACCCACGATCATTGTAGGAGCCGGCTTGCCGGCGATAGCGGTCGATTTGTCACCACATATCCATAACCTGCCCGCTATAGTTGGCAAGCCCGCCTTCGCAACGGATAATGCCCAGTTTTTCCACCAGCGCATCTATGCGCCGCCGCGCCTGCGGTCGAAAGAGAAGACCATGAAAGACACCATTCGCCAGCTGATCCAACAAGCCATCACCCAACTCGTCAACGAAGGTGTGTTGCCTGAAGGCCTGTCGCCGGCGATCCAGGTGGAAAACTCCCGCGATAAGAAGAACGGCGATTTCGCCAGCAACATCGCCATGATGCTGGCCAAGCCTGCGGGCATGAAGCCGCGCGATCTCGCGGAAAAAATCATCGCCGCGCTGCCGGCTGACGAGAACGTCAGCAAGGCCGAAATCGCCGGTCCTGGCTTCCTGAACTTCTTCCAGAACACTGATGCCCTGGCCAATCGTCTGGACGCCGCGCTGGCCGATGAACACATCGGCGTGCGCAAGGCCGGTCCGGCGCAGCGCACCGTGGTCGACCTGTCGGCTCCGAACCTGGCCAAAGAGATGCACGTTGGCCACTTGCGCTCGACCATCATCGGCGACGGCGTGGCCCGCGTGCTGGAGTTCCTCGGCGACGAAGTGATCCGTCAGAACCACGTTGGCGACTGGGGCACCCAGTTCGGCATGCTGATGGCCTACTTGCAGGAAAACCCGATCACCAGCGACGAACTGTCGGACCTGGAAAACTTCTACCGCGCCGCCAAGCAACGCTTCGACGAATCCGAAGAGTTCGCCGACCGCGCCCGTGGTCTGGTGGTCAAGCTGCAAGCCGGCGACCCGGACTGCCTGGCGCTGTGGACCAAGTTCAAAGACATCTCGCTGTCCCACTGCCAGAAGATCTACGAGCTGCTGAACGTCAAACTGACCATGGCCGACGTGATGGGCGAAAGTGCCTACAACGACGACCTGATCAACGTGGTCAACGACCTGAAAGCGGCTGGCATGCTGGTCGAGAGTAACGGCGCCCAGTGCGTGTTCCTCGACGAATTCAAGAACGCCGACGGCGACCCGCTGCCGGTGATCATCGTCAAGGCTGACGGCGGCTACCTTTACGCCACCACTGACCTGGCCGCCGTGCGCTACCGCAGCGGCAAGCTCAAGGCTGACCGCGCGCTGTACTTCGTCGACCAGCGTCAGGCCCTGCACTTCCAGCAAGTGTTCGCCGTGGCGCGCAAGGCTGGTTTCGTGACGCACCCGATGGAAATGGAACACATGGGCTTCGGCACTATGAACGGCGCCGATGGCCGCCCGTTCAAGACCCGTGACGGCGGCACCGTGAAGCTGATCGACCTGCTGACCGAAGCCCAGGAACGCGCCTACACACTGGTCAAGGACAAAAACCCGGAGCTGGCCGAAGCCGAGTTGCGCAACATCGCCAAGGTCGTGGGCATCGGCGCGGTGAAATATGCCGACCTGTCCAAGCACCGCACCAGCGACTACAGCTTCAACTTCGATCTGATGCTGAATTTCGAAGGCAACACCGCACCGTATCTGCTGTACGCCTACACCCGTGTGGCCGGCGTGTTCCGCAAGCTCGGCAAGGACTTCAGCGAAGTCGAAGGCCAGATCGTGCTAGAGGCACCGCACGAACACGAGCTGGCGGCGAAACTCGCGCAGTTCGGCGAGATCCTGAACAACGTGTCCGAGAAAGGCACGCCGCACATCCTCTGCACTTACCTGTACGACGTCGCCGGCCTGTTCTCCAGCTTCTACGAAAACTGCCCGATCCTCTCCGCCGAGACCCCGGCCCAAATGCAGAGCCGTCTGCGCCTCGCCGCGCTGACCGGTCGCACTCTCAAGCAAGGCCTGGAACTCTTGGGTCTGGAAACTCTGGAGCGTATGTAAGTTGGCTGCCAAGAAAAAACCTGCACCCAAGCGTGGCGCCAGCCGTTACCAAGCACCAGCGAAGCAACCGATCCCGGGTTGGCTGTGGATGGCCATCGGCCTGACGGTCGGTGCCTTCATCGTATTCCTGATGAAACTGGAGCCAGGCAAGGGCAGCGACACGGTCAAGCGCGAGAAAGTCGAGCAACAGCAGAAAGCCACGAAGATCGCCGAGGCCAACAAGACCCCGCCGAGCCCGACGCAACCGGTGAAGCCGAAGTACGACTTCTATACCTTGCTGCCGGAATCGGAAGTCATTGTGCCGCCGGACGCCGTGCCGGAAAAAACCCTGCCGACACCGCAAGTG
The Pseudomonas sp. MYb327 DNA segment above includes these coding regions:
- the argS gene encoding arginine--tRNA ligase, with protein sequence MKDTIRQLIQQAITQLVNEGVLPEGLSPAIQVENSRDKKNGDFASNIAMMLAKPAGMKPRDLAEKIIAALPADENVSKAEIAGPGFLNFFQNTDALANRLDAALADEHIGVRKAGPAQRTVVDLSAPNLAKEMHVGHLRSTIIGDGVARVLEFLGDEVIRQNHVGDWGTQFGMLMAYLQENPITSDELSDLENFYRAAKQRFDESEEFADRARGLVVKLQAGDPDCLALWTKFKDISLSHCQKIYELLNVKLTMADVMGESAYNDDLINVVNDLKAAGMLVESNGAQCVFLDEFKNADGDPLPVIIVKADGGYLYATTDLAAVRYRSGKLKADRALYFVDQRQALHFQQVFAVARKAGFVTHPMEMEHMGFGTMNGADGRPFKTRDGGTVKLIDLLTEAQERAYTLVKDKNPELAEAELRNIAKVVGIGAVKYADLSKHRTSDYSFNFDLMLNFEGNTAPYLLYAYTRVAGVFRKLGKDFSEVEGQIVLEAPHEHELAAKLAQFGEILNNVSEKGTPHILCTYLYDVAGLFSSFYENCPILSAETPAQMQSRLRLAALTGRTLKQGLELLGLETLERM
- a CDS encoding primosomal protein N', which codes for MPDAILRLALPSPLRRLFDYRAPAGVLRAQLHPGMRLRVPFGRREMIGILVEIADTSEVPAEKLKPALALLDATPPLPPALFKLCLWTSQYYQHSLGDTLSWALPVLLRQGELAEARQERFWSAAPGASLDDPRIARAPRQREALATLAQHPHGVAHQLLSKLMLSKDSLDLLLAKDLVQVEIRKHAPGARHEHWLAQPELPLNPEQRAAYKAIRAGFDSYHAFLLAGVTGSGKTEVYLQLIRETLEAGKQALVLIPEINLGPQTLARFEQRFNARIALIHSAVNDRERLDAWLAARDGEADIIIGTRSALFTPMKNPGLIIIDEEHDGSYKQQEGLRYHARDLALVRARQENIPIVLGSATPSLESLHNAYTGRYGLLRLNERAGGAKQPRFLRLDVKSRPLDSGISGPMQQAIGQTLAAGQQVLVFLNRRGFAPTLLCHDCGWMSECQRCDARMTVHQRYGELRCHHCGYVERVPRQCPKCNKVDLRPVGAGTERAEERLQILFPDFPVLRVDRDSTSRKDAMNQLFATIQKGQPCILIGTQMLAKGHHFPRVTLVSILDADGGLFSGDFRASERMAQLIVQVAGRAGRAEEPGKVIIQTHLADHPLLVQLTEQGYFAFAEQALSERRAAGLPPFAHLALLRAEAHKPGQAEGFLDEACSEAERLLAEQNLTGIELLGPVPAPMERRAGRYRAQLLLQATARAPLHRLLASWLLVLEQMPSGRAVRWSLDVDPVDLY